From the genome of Methylocystis bryophila, one region includes:
- a CDS encoding MG2 domain-containing protein, whose protein sequence is MKKLLLALFLAVFAVAADNPLRAQSLDFTQRADGARVVPERFLREWDPITIFFAGDAGPKTGGPAEAHEKFATILDEPAGEWRWLGPRALQFRPAEAWAPLKRVTIRTGETERRLVSLLPTPVSTLPAAGADPVPELTQVALTFATPVDLAALSRLVSIEVRRAPGVAEGERLAQKDFDIAPIERGARNEQQNYVVRLRNPIGEGKVAILRLKLADEPGFEDEIFELRAATSPPFAVLDASCGRGWNDEKLDAALRCASNGGNANGDSAFSAASARRITLRFSAEPQALSILEAREALRIAPPVDDLSLEPDGNSLRIAAKFLSDRVYEISLAPGALRDSQGRPLARAFSQRFAFSRDTPALQWDAGYGLVERFGPQILPLRGRGYEHADIRIHPIDPLSRDFWPFPSQGVATLDADAPPLPGNEPQRWAEPADIQANAIKDRIKALGSPAVSRLAPLPLRRAGADARFGLDLSEDFARIKGREQPGAYLVGLRAPGEAARRWLRVIVTDLSLSAIEEPAGVRFVVTSLAMARPVSGAEIRIEGVKDDKFVTLAQGVTDEFGYFAWPLAKRGEAELRRVVVQKGLDTLVVDPESAPAEYAKENWTKPEAAWLSWTTDPQLPRVEAPRTLCHLFSERPIYRPEEPVHIKGYVRSYSGGALTPAKAAGALVINAPGGQEWRIPVKPDALGNFYHKFDAETQATGDYSVKYEPAAAKPKEAEKKADAGNSAQTPEEGQDQTAAAPAPIEDASCGAFTFKKEAYRLPTFEVVLNAPQMTPLDGEFSVDLIARYFAGGLAADRPVKWRAAQFPYVFQPPGREGFLFSTDQRFSGESKFKSTAVLERDQRTDAGGAARMSFDTTIEPTAQPRRYSIEATVTGDDGVEVRNVANVIAVPPFVLGVKTPRYVERPGTIAPELIAIDGKGQAVENLPMTLRLIKRNWISTLQASDFAQGAAKYVTQIEDETILERKVASAKEAQKIELEIKNAGVYLVQLEAYDRIGRRQQVSVDFFVGGDTPVTFRRAPSAMATVTSDKEKYAPGETATLLVQSPFQKARALAIVEQPDGRYDYQFFDIANGFGRFTLTLKKEQTPKLAVHFLIMRGRLKDSGENASASFDQGKPITIAATKWIEVTPVKNIVAVKLDAPQKARPGQEVEVTLTLADDQGKPLAGEATFWMVDQAVLSLAKEQPLDPLTNFIVPRETKMAARDTRNMAFGVIPLEEIPGGDGGLDEWGAETNISVRKNFTPVPIYLPSVKVGPEGSVKIKVKLPDTLTVFKLRAKAVSGADRFGFAGGEMLIRQELVAQPLLPRFVRPGDTLDLGLVARVVEGAGGGGSASIVAKGLELAGATTQKLDWPQGKPARVALRASVPKPKAGVETVKLGFRIERDADHAKDAVEVDLPIKPDRIPTQRFEVVEIGPGETKTLSPIDEPIRPASFSRRIVFAGDPAVAKLVAGLNALVQYPYGCTEQRVSLARAALALKAFSPLLSAAGFEGRVSSATKATAQAIDQAIDNDGLVAFWPRAQGNVSLTAWAYAFLSEAAKAGEPVDKTLTERLANALKNALRSDFPRLLRGEELRERATALAALGEGGKLDDAYLAEFTRQADFLPASAIAELASAATAQGSSADQRIVASLIDTLWTRVKFMQRGGQKVYGGQAEDNGNPIILPNEARALALMTRATALGAPTDPRSGLLRDALLRLGEGDGWGETDADSAAIRALAESWRRPSAPIVLTLTPGQAAPQKLTIDANAPAQNFTTGENAPLTVSNGANAPVVALVETRFEAAEPGAKAKADSRGFALTRALWRVKSDGAAAERAEPDANGVIKVKAGEAIEEVAELVNPQDRTHVAISLPLAAGFEPLNPNLATAPREAQPSAPLTLAPSWTSYGDDRVFYAYDSLPKGNYRFVFRVRAQTKGSFTQPSGVAETMYKKGILGTSAGARVEIGE, encoded by the coding sequence ATGAAGAAACTCCTCCTTGCGCTTTTCCTCGCCGTCTTCGCCGTCGCGGCGGACAATCCGCTGCGCGCGCAAAGCCTCGATTTCACCCAGCGCGCCGATGGCGCTCGCGTGGTGCCGGAGCGTTTTTTGCGCGAGTGGGACCCGATCACGATCTTCTTTGCCGGGGACGCCGGCCCCAAGACCGGCGGGCCGGCCGAGGCGCATGAAAAATTCGCGACGATCCTCGACGAGCCGGCCGGCGAATGGCGCTGGCTCGGTCCGCGCGCCCTGCAGTTTCGACCCGCCGAAGCTTGGGCGCCATTGAAGCGCGTGACGATCAGGACCGGCGAGACGGAGAGGCGGCTTGTCTCTCTGCTGCCGACGCCCGTTTCGACTCTTCCCGCCGCCGGCGCCGATCCTGTTCCGGAGCTGACGCAAGTCGCGCTGACCTTCGCAACGCCGGTCGATCTCGCCGCGCTCTCGCGTCTCGTCTCGATCGAGGTCCGCCGTGCGCCGGGAGTCGCCGAGGGCGAGCGCCTCGCCCAAAAGGACTTCGACATCGCCCCGATTGAGCGCGGCGCGCGCAACGAACAGCAGAACTATGTGGTCAGGCTGCGCAACCCGATCGGCGAGGGCAAGGTGGCGATTCTGCGCCTGAAGCTCGCCGACGAGCCGGGCTTCGAGGACGAAATCTTCGAGCTGCGCGCCGCGACCTCGCCGCCCTTCGCCGTGCTCGATGCGAGCTGCGGCCGCGGCTGGAACGACGAGAAGCTCGATGCGGCGCTGCGCTGCGCTTCAAACGGAGGCAATGCGAACGGCGACTCCGCTTTTTCGGCGGCGAGCGCGCGGCGCATCACGCTGCGTTTTTCCGCCGAGCCGCAGGCGCTGTCGATCCTCGAGGCGCGCGAGGCGCTGCGCATCGCGCCGCCGGTGGACGACCTTTCGCTTGAGCCCGATGGAAACAGCTTGCGCATCGCGGCAAAATTCCTGTCCGACCGCGTCTATGAGATCTCACTCGCTCCGGGCGCCTTGCGCGACTCGCAAGGGCGGCCGCTCGCGCGCGCTTTCTCGCAGCGCTTCGCCTTCTCGCGCGACACGCCGGCGCTGCAATGGGATGCGGGCTACGGCCTCGTCGAGCGCTTCGGGCCGCAGATTCTGCCGCTGCGCGGGCGCGGCTATGAGCACGCGGATATCCGCATCCACCCGATCGATCCGCTCTCGCGCGATTTTTGGCCGTTCCCCTCGCAGGGTGTCGCGACGCTCGACGCCGACGCGCCGCCGCTTCCCGGCAATGAGCCTCAGCGCTGGGCGGAGCCCGCCGACATCCAAGCCAATGCGATCAAGGATCGAATCAAGGCCCTGGGCTCGCCGGCCGTCTCGCGGCTCGCCCCGCTGCCGCTGCGCCGCGCCGGCGCTGACGCGCGCTTCGGCCTCGATCTTTCCGAAGATTTCGCGCGCATCAAGGGTCGCGAGCAGCCCGGCGCCTATCTCGTCGGATTGCGCGCGCCGGGCGAAGCCGCGCGGCGTTGGCTGCGCGTGATCGTCACCGACCTTTCGCTCTCCGCGATCGAGGAGCCCGCAGGCGTCCGCTTCGTTGTGACGTCGCTTGCGATGGCGCGGCCCGTCTCGGGCGCCGAGATCCGCATCGAGGGCGTCAAGGACGATAAGTTCGTGACGCTCGCGCAAGGCGTCACCGATGAATTCGGCTATTTCGCCTGGCCGCTCGCAAAGCGCGGCGAAGCGGAGTTGCGTCGCGTCGTCGTGCAGAAGGGCCTCGACACGCTCGTCGTCGATCCCGAGAGCGCGCCCGCCGAATACGCCAAGGAGAACTGGACGAAGCCCGAGGCCGCATGGCTTTCCTGGACGACCGATCCCCAGCTGCCGCGCGTCGAGGCGCCGCGCACCCTCTGCCATCTCTTCAGCGAACGGCCGATCTACCGGCCCGAGGAGCCGGTGCACATCAAGGGCTATGTGCGGAGCTATTCGGGCGGCGCGCTCACGCCCGCGAAGGCCGCTGGCGCCTTGGTCATCAACGCCCCGGGCGGACAGGAATGGCGCATTCCCGTAAAGCCCGACGCGCTCGGAAATTTTTATCACAAATTCGACGCCGAGACGCAGGCGACGGGCGACTACTCCGTCAAATACGAGCCCGCCGCCGCAAAGCCGAAGGAGGCCGAGAAGAAAGCCGACGCGGGGAATAGCGCGCAGACGCCAGAAGAGGGACAGGACCAGACCGCCGCCGCGCCCGCGCCGATCGAGGACGCGTCCTGCGGCGCCTTCACATTCAAGAAAGAGGCCTATCGTCTTCCGACCTTCGAGGTCGTGCTGAACGCGCCGCAAATGACGCCGCTCGACGGCGAGTTCAGCGTGGATCTGATCGCCCGCTATTTCGCCGGAGGCCTGGCGGCCGATCGGCCGGTCAAATGGCGCGCCGCGCAATTTCCCTATGTCTTTCAGCCGCCGGGTCGCGAAGGCTTCCTCTTCTCGACCGACCAGCGCTTTTCAGGCGAGAGCAAGTTCAAATCCACCGCCGTGCTCGAGCGCGATCAACGCACCGACGCCGGCGGCGCGGCGCGCATGAGCTTCGACACGACGATCGAGCCCACGGCGCAGCCGCGGCGTTATTCAATCGAGGCGACGGTGACGGGCGACGACGGCGTCGAGGTCCGCAATGTTGCGAATGTGATCGCCGTGCCGCCCTTCGTGCTCGGCGTGAAGACGCCGCGCTATGTGGAGCGCCCCGGAACGATCGCGCCCGAGCTCATCGCCATCGACGGCAAGGGCCAGGCGGTCGAAAACCTGCCGATGACGCTGCGTCTCATCAAGCGCAATTGGATCTCGACGCTGCAGGCCTCGGACTTCGCGCAAGGCGCCGCGAAATATGTGACGCAGATCGAGGACGAGACGATTCTGGAGCGCAAGGTCGCGAGCGCCAAGGAGGCGCAAAAAATAGAGCTCGAGATCAAGAACGCCGGCGTCTATCTCGTGCAGCTCGAGGCCTATGACCGGATCGGTCGGCGCCAGCAGGTCAGCGTCGATTTCTTCGTCGGCGGAGACACGCCGGTGACCTTCAGACGCGCGCCCTCCGCCATGGCGACCGTCACCTCCGACAAGGAGAAATACGCGCCCGGCGAAACCGCGACGCTGCTCGTGCAATCGCCTTTCCAGAAGGCGCGGGCGCTCGCGATCGTCGAGCAGCCGGACGGACGTTACGACTATCAGTTCTTCGACATCGCCAACGGCTTCGGGCGTTTCACCCTCACCTTGAAGAAAGAGCAGACGCCCAAGCTCGCCGTACATTTCCTCATCATGCGCGGCCGCCTCAAGGACAGCGGCGAGAATGCGAGTGCGAGCTTCGATCAGGGCAAGCCCATCACGATCGCCGCGACCAAATGGATCGAGGTGACGCCGGTCAAGAATATCGTCGCCGTCAAGCTCGACGCGCCGCAGAAGGCTCGGCCCGGCCAGGAGGTCGAGGTGACGCTCACCCTTGCGGATGACCAAGGCAAGCCGCTCGCGGGCGAAGCGACCTTCTGGATGGTCGATCAGGCGGTGCTCTCTCTCGCCAAGGAGCAGCCGCTCGATCCGCTCACGAATTTCATCGTGCCGCGAGAGACGAAGATGGCCGCGCGCGACACGCGGAACATGGCCTTCGGCGTCATCCCGCTCGAGGAAATCCCTGGCGGCGACGGCGGGCTCGACGAATGGGGCGCCGAGACGAATATTTCGGTGCGCAAGAATTTCACGCCCGTTCCGATCTATCTGCCGAGCGTCAAGGTCGGCCCTGAGGGCAGCGTGAAGATCAAGGTGAAGCTTCCCGACACGCTCACCGTCTTCAAGCTGCGCGCCAAGGCCGTGAGCGGCGCCGACCGCTTCGGCTTCGCGGGCGGCGAAATGCTCATCCGCCAGGAGCTCGTGGCGCAACCCCTGCTGCCGCGCTTCGTGCGTCCAGGCGATACGCTCGACCTTGGATTGGTCGCGCGCGTCGTCGAGGGCGCGGGCGGCGGCGGCTCGGCCTCGATCGTCGCCAAAGGCTTGGAGCTTGCGGGCGCGACGACGCAGAAGCTCGATTGGCCGCAGGGCAAGCCCGCGCGCGTCGCGTTGCGCGCCTCTGTTCCGAAGCCGAAAGCCGGCGTCGAGACGGTGAAGCTCGGCTTCAGAATCGAGCGCGACGCCGATCATGCGAAGGACGCGGTCGAGGTCGACCTGCCGATCAAGCCCGATCGCATTCCGACGCAGCGTTTCGAGGTCGTCGAGATCGGCCCCGGCGAGACGAAGACTCTTTCGCCGATTGACGAGCCGATCCGTCCGGCGAGCTTCTCGCGCAGAATCGTCTTCGCGGGCGACCCGGCCGTTGCGAAGCTCGTCGCCGGACTGAACGCGCTCGTGCAATATCCCTATGGCTGCACTGAGCAGCGGGTCTCGTTGGCGCGCGCCGCGCTCGCGCTGAAGGCCTTCTCGCCGCTTCTCTCGGCCGCGGGCTTCGAGGGCCGCGTATCGTCGGCGACCAAAGCCACGGCGCAAGCGATCGATCAGGCGATCGACAATGACGGTCTCGTCGCCTTTTGGCCGCGCGCGCAGGGCAATGTGTCGCTGACCGCCTGGGCCTATGCGTTTTTGAGCGAAGCCGCCAAGGCCGGCGAGCCAGTGGATAAGACGCTTACGGAGCGTCTCGCCAATGCGTTGAAAAACGCGCTGCGCTCCGACTTCCCCCGGCTTCTGCGCGGCGAGGAGCTGCGCGAGCGGGCGACGGCGCTGGCGGCGCTCGGCGAAGGCGGCAAGCTCGACGACGCCTATCTCGCCGAATTCACGCGCCAAGCGGATTTCCTGCCGGCGAGCGCCATTGCGGAGCTCGCATCGGCGGCGACTGCGCAAGGCTCGAGCGCGGATCAGCGGATCGTGGCCTCGCTCATCGACACCTTGTGGACCCGCGTGAAATTCATGCAGCGCGGCGGGCAGAAGGTCTATGGCGGGCAGGCGGAGGACAATGGCAATCCGATCATCCTGCCGAATGAAGCGCGCGCGCTCGCCCTGATGACGCGCGCGACGGCGCTCGGCGCGCCGACGGATCCGCGCTCGGGCCTGTTGCGCGACGCGCTGCTGCGGCTCGGCGAGGGCGACGGCTGGGGGGAGACCGACGCCGATTCCGCGGCCATTCGCGCGCTCGCCGAAAGCTGGAGGCGGCCCTCGGCGCCCATCGTTCTGACGCTGACGCCAGGACAGGCCGCGCCGCAAAAACTCACGATCGACGCCAATGCGCCCGCGCAGAATTTTACGACCGGCGAGAACGCGCCGCTTACGGTCTCGAACGGCGCCAATGCGCCGGTCGTGGCGCTCGTCGAGACGCGCTTCGAGGCGGCGGAGCCCGGCGCCAAGGCGAAGGCGGATTCGCGCGGCTTCGCGCTGACGCGCGCGCTTTGGCGCGTCAAAAGCGACGGGGCCGCAGCGGAGAGAGCGGAGCCGGACGCCAACGGCGTCATCAAGGTCAAGGCGGGCGAAGCGATCGAGGAGGTCGCGGAGCTCGTCAATCCGCAGGACCGAACCCATGTCGCGATCTCGCTGCCGCTCGCGGCGGGGTTCGAGCCTCTGAACCCCAATCTCGCAACGGCGCCGCGCGAGGCGCAGCCCTCGGCGCCTTTGACGCTCGCGCCGAGTTGGACGAGCTATGGCGACGACCGCGTGTTCTACGCCTATGACAGCTTGCCCAAGGGCAATTACCGCTTCGTCTTCCGCGTGAGGGCGCAGACGAAGGGAAGCTTCACGCAGCCCTCGGGCGTCGCGGAGACGATGTATAAGAAGGGGATCCTCGGAACGAGCGCGGGCGCGCGCGTCGAGATTGGGGAGTGA
- a CDS encoding AAA family ATPase: MKRQLIHFICGSTGAGKTTYAIKLCAEIGAVRFSIDEWMTALFWMDTPQPLDPAWSIERIERCYAQMWRVASEVAGRGLPVVLDWGFGSAKLRARYAALAAQASLAVKLHVLDISAEERWRRVGLRNDGRGTSNQLPFDVTREMFDFVETLWEPPSAEEVAALRGVVVAC, translated from the coding sequence ATGAAGCGACAATTGATTCATTTCATCTGCGGCTCGACGGGGGCCGGAAAGACGACCTACGCAATCAAGCTTTGCGCCGAGATCGGCGCGGTTCGCTTTTCCATCGACGAGTGGATGACGGCGCTTTTTTGGATGGATACGCCTCAACCTTTGGACCCGGCTTGGTCGATCGAGCGGATCGAACGCTGCTACGCGCAGATGTGGCGCGTGGCGAGCGAGGTTGCGGGCCGCGGCCTACCGGTCGTGCTGGACTGGGGCTTCGGCAGCGCGAAATTGAGGGCGCGATACGCCGCGCTCGCGGCACAGGCCTCGCTGGCCGTCAAGCTGCATGTCCTCGATATTTCCGCCGAAGAACGATGGCGCCGCGTGGGCCTGCGCAATGACGGGCGTGGGACGAGTAATCAGCTGCCTTTCGACGTGACGCGCGAGATGTTCGACTTTGTCGAAACCTTGTGGGAGCCGCCGAGCGCAGAAGAAGTTGCGGCGCTCCGCGGCGTGGTTGTCGCGTGCTGA
- a CDS encoding O-acetylhomoserine aminocarboxypropyltransferase/cysteine synthase family protein, with amino-acid sequence MAIESKHPETLQLHAGWRADATNGAVAVPIYQTTSYQFRDTEHAANLFALKELGHIYTRIGNPTTSVLEARLAAIEGGAAALALSSGQAASAFAVQNLAKVGDNVVSSTDLYGGTWNLFANTLKDQGLEVRFVDPSDPENFRRATDERTRAYYAETLPNPKLIVFPIAEVAAIGRELGIPLIMDNTAAPILARPLDHGAAVVVYSTTKYLGGHGTSIGGMIIDGGNFDWEKFPQRQPALNTPDPSYHGAVWVEAVKPIGPVAYAIKARTTLLRDLGAAPSPFNAFLTLQGIETLTLRMERHAQNANAVAAFLAKRSEVTKVIHPSLQTGEARARADKYLKGGYGALVGFELRGGSEAGRRFIDALQMFYHVANIGDARSLAIHPATTTHSQLAPEVQLRTGVTEGYVRLSIGIEHIDDILADLERGLKAAG; translated from the coding sequence ATGGCCATCGAGTCAAAACATCCCGAGACTTTGCAGCTTCACGCTGGCTGGCGCGCCGATGCGACGAACGGCGCCGTGGCCGTGCCGATCTATCAGACGACGAGCTATCAGTTCCGGGATACGGAGCACGCCGCCAATCTCTTCGCGCTGAAAGAGCTCGGCCATATCTATACGCGCATCGGCAATCCGACGACGAGCGTGCTCGAGGCGCGGCTTGCGGCGATCGAAGGCGGCGCGGCGGCGCTGGCGCTCTCCTCCGGTCAGGCGGCTTCGGCCTTCGCCGTGCAAAATCTCGCAAAAGTCGGCGACAATGTCGTCTCCTCCACCGATCTTTACGGCGGCACCTGGAATCTCTTCGCCAACACGCTCAAGGACCAGGGCCTCGAGGTTCGCTTCGTCGATCCGTCGGACCCGGAGAATTTTCGGCGCGCGACGGATGAGAGAACCCGCGCCTATTACGCCGAGACGCTGCCCAATCCCAAGCTTATCGTCTTCCCCATCGCGGAGGTCGCCGCCATCGGGCGCGAGCTCGGCATTCCGCTCATCATGGACAACACGGCCGCGCCGATCCTCGCGCGCCCGCTCGATCACGGCGCGGCGGTCGTCGTCTATTCGACGACGAAATATCTAGGCGGTCATGGAACATCGATCGGCGGGATGATCATCGACGGCGGCAATTTCGATTGGGAAAAATTTCCGCAGCGCCAGCCCGCGCTGAACACGCCCGATCCTTCCTATCACGGCGCGGTCTGGGTCGAGGCCGTGAAGCCCATCGGCCCCGTCGCCTATGCGATCAAGGCGCGCACGACGCTGCTGCGCGATCTCGGCGCCGCGCCTTCGCCCTTCAACGCCTTTCTCACCTTGCAGGGAATCGAGACGCTGACGCTGCGCATGGAGCGCCATGCGCAAAATGCGAACGCCGTCGCGGCGTTCCTCGCGAAGCGCTCGGAGGTGACGAAAGTCATTCATCCGTCGCTGCAAACCGGCGAAGCCCGGGCGCGCGCCGACAAATATCTCAAAGGCGGCTATGGCGCGCTCGTCGGCTTCGAGCTCAGGGGCGGGTCAGAGGCGGGGCGGCGTTTCATCGACGCGCTGCAGATGTTCTACCACGTCGCCAATATCGGCGACGCGCGCAGCCTCGCGATCCATCCCGCCACGACGACGCATTCGCAGCTTGCGCCGGAAGTGCAGCTCAGAACGGGCGTGACGGAAGGCTATGTGCGTCTCTCGATCGGCATCGAGCATATCGACGATATTTTGGCCGATCTCGAACGGGGCCTGAAGGCGGCGGGGTAG
- a CDS encoding sulfate transporter family protein gives MLAMLDAAFDALRQIPTPPFRSVLLKSLGLTLLLLALAWAGLDRLALSVVAVQHPLLHSILAFATGFGIVFALAFLIGPVSIFVAGFFIDDLASVVEREIYPAGRQGTPAHHVEALRSAIRFSFVSLGVNLVALMLLLVPGINLIAFFLANAYLFGREYFMLAAMRFRGGAEAEDMRSLNSLKLFIAGLFIAIFVATPGLNLLTPLFATAFMVRVHKMLSPDLAAA, from the coding sequence ATGCTCGCGATGCTCGACGCCGCTTTCGACGCGCTACGCCAGATCCCGACGCCGCCCTTTCGCTCGGTTCTCCTCAAGAGCCTCGGCCTCACCCTCCTCCTGCTCGCGCTGGCCTGGGCCGGGCTCGATCGCCTCGCCCTTTCGGTGGTGGCGGTCCAGCATCCGTTGCTGCACAGTATCCTCGCCTTCGCGACGGGCTTCGGCATCGTCTTCGCGCTCGCCTTCCTGATCGGCCCGGTGTCGATCTTCGTCGCGGGATTTTTCATCGACGATCTCGCCAGCGTGGTCGAACGCGAGATTTATCCCGCCGGCCGCCAAGGAACGCCGGCGCATCATGTCGAGGCGCTGCGCTCGGCGATTCGCTTCTCCTTCGTCTCGCTCGGCGTCAACCTCGTCGCGCTGATGCTGCTGCTCGTGCCGGGGATCAATCTGATCGCCTTTTTCCTCGCCAACGCCTATCTGTTCGGACGAGAATATTTCATGCTCGCCGCCATGCGTTTTCGCGGCGGCGCCGAGGCCGAAGACATGCGCAGCCTCAATAGTTTGAAGCTCTTCATCGCGGGTCTCTTCATCGCGATCTTCGTCGCGACGCCGGGGTTGAACCTGTTGACGCCGCTCTTCGCGACGGCCTTCATGGTGCGCGTTCACAAGATGTTGTCGCCCGATCTCGCCGCGGCGTAA
- a CDS encoding aminopeptidase P family protein, whose protein sequence is MFEAKFQSFADAEHGGEAGVRLKALRARLAELGLDGFIVPRADEHQNEYVAPCSERLAWLTGFSGSAGLAIVLKKEAAIFVDGRYVLQVKEEIDAKLFSPQELAATPPTRWLAERVQKGARIGYDPFVHTNRQIDAFAKALGVKRAELVPVQPNPVDEIWKDRPAPPLGAVRLHPARLAGKGVAEKLAELRRGFDGANALLLSDPHSIAWTFNIRGSDVAHTPIALAFALIPARGAPTLYLDGRKIRGEARETLEKVLEIAPAHNLRRDLEALGEKKKIVLFDQATAPVLLVEALREAGGKPRLVEDPAALPKAIKNVRELAGMRIAHVRDGLALTRFLAWFEKEALEGELTEIGAAQALETFRRESGLLRDISFPTISAFGPHAAIPHYRVTERSNLKIQHGVYLVDSGGQYLDGTTDVTRTVAVGYAARPLREHFTRVLKGHIAIARAVFPKGVTGAQLDAMARRPLWEAGLDFDHGVGHGVGAYLSVHEGPQRIARMGHTPLEPGMILSNEPGYYRAGEYGIRLENLIIVEAREIKGAERDMLGFETITLAPFDLNLVEPALLAPEEVDWLNAYHARVRNTLSPLADSETRSWLKKATKRLPL, encoded by the coding sequence ATGTTCGAAGCGAAATTCCAAAGCTTTGCCGACGCCGAGCACGGCGGGGAAGCCGGGGTCAGACTCAAAGCGCTGCGCGCGCGGCTCGCCGAGCTCGGCCTCGACGGCTTCATCGTGCCGCGCGCCGACGAGCATCAAAATGAATATGTCGCGCCCTGCAGCGAGCGCCTCGCCTGGCTGACCGGCTTTTCGGGCTCGGCCGGCCTTGCGATCGTGCTGAAGAAGGAAGCGGCGATCTTCGTCGACGGCCGCTATGTCTTGCAGGTCAAAGAGGAGATCGACGCCAAGCTCTTCAGCCCGCAAGAGCTGGCGGCGACGCCGCCCACGCGCTGGCTCGCCGAGCGCGTCCAAAAAGGCGCGCGCATTGGTTACGACCCTTTCGTCCACACCAATCGTCAGATCGACGCTTTCGCCAAGGCGCTCGGGGTCAAGCGAGCCGAGCTCGTTCCGGTCCAGCCCAATCCCGTGGATGAGATCTGGAAGGACCGACCGGCGCCGCCGCTCGGGGCTGTGCGGCTGCATCCGGCCCGGCTGGCCGGAAAGGGCGTCGCCGAAAAGCTCGCGGAGCTGAGGCGCGGTTTCGACGGCGCCAATGCGCTGCTGCTCTCCGACCCGCATTCGATCGCCTGGACTTTCAACATTCGCGGCTCGGACGTGGCGCACACGCCGATCGCGCTCGCCTTCGCGCTGATCCCCGCGCGCGGCGCGCCGACGCTTTATCTCGACGGCCGCAAGATCAGGGGCGAAGCCCGCGAGACTTTGGAGAAAGTTCTGGAGATCGCCCCGGCGCACAATCTACGGCGTGACCTGGAGGCGCTCGGAGAGAAGAAAAAGATCGTGCTCTTCGATCAGGCGACGGCGCCGGTGCTTCTCGTCGAGGCCTTGCGCGAAGCCGGCGGCAAACCGCGTCTCGTCGAGGACCCGGCGGCCCTGCCGAAAGCGATCAAAAACGTGCGCGAGCTCGCGGGGATGAGGATCGCGCATGTGCGCGACGGGTTAGCGCTGACACGGTTTCTCGCCTGGTTCGAGAAGGAGGCCCTCGAAGGCGAGCTCACGGAAATCGGCGCGGCGCAGGCGCTCGAAACCTTTCGCCGCGAGAGCGGGCTGTTGCGCGACATCTCCTTTCCGACCATCTCGGCCTTTGGCCCGCATGCGGCGATCCCGCACTACCGCGTCACCGAGCGCAGCAATCTCAAGATCCAGCACGGCGTTTATCTCGTCGATTCAGGTGGCCAATATCTGGATGGCACGACCGATGTGACGCGCACGGTGGCGGTCGGCTATGCGGCGCGCCCGTTGCGCGAGCATTTCACCCGCGTGTTGAAAGGTCATATCGCGATCGCGAGAGCGGTCTTTCCCAAAGGCGTGACGGGCGCGCAGCTCGATGCGATGGCGCGACGACCGCTCTGGGAGGCGGGGCTCGATTTCGATCACGGTGTGGGCCACGGCGTCGGCGCCTATCTCAGCGTGCATGAGGGGCCGCAGCGCATCGCCCGAATGGGGCACACGCCGCTCGAGCCCGGCATGATCCTCTCCAACGAACCCGGCTATTATCGCGCAGGCGAATATGGGATCCGCCTTGAGAATCTCATCATCGTCGAGGCGCGCGAGATTAAGGGCGCCGAGCGCGACATGCTCGGCTTCGAGACGATCACGCTCGCGCCCTTTGATCTCAACCTCGTCGAGCCCGCGCTGCTCGCGCCCGAGGAAGTCGACTGGCTCAACGCCTATCACGCGCGCGTGAGAAACACGCTCTCGCCGCTCGCAGACAGCGAGACGCGGAGCTGGCTCAAGAAGGCGACAAAGCGGCTTCCGCTTTAG